In Arthrobacter sp. PAMC25284, a single genomic region encodes these proteins:
- the mutM gene encoding bifunctional DNA-formamidopyrimidine glycosylase/DNA-(apurinic or apyrimidinic site) lyase, translating to MPELPEVEVVRRGLVSWVRGRTITHVEVVDRRSIRRHVLGPEDFTGNLEGARVLDVVRRGKFLWLPLADTPAGDTPAADRPPVPAVALMAHLGMSGQLLMQDTAVPDEKHLKVRLRLSPAGGMPDQLRFVDQRIFGGLFLTSLIPTEDGGPGGLAELPLPLIAEEASHIARDPLDPDFSFDAFYRRLRARKTGLKRALLDQGLVSGIGNIYADEALWKARLHYARPTDTLRRAEALRVLEAARDVMTDALAAGGTSFDSLYVNVNGASGYFDRSLNAYGREGQHCKRCAAAGLASTMRRDQFMNRSSYTCPVCQPRPRNGRW from the coding sequence TTGCCTGAACTCCCCGAGGTCGAGGTGGTCCGGCGCGGCCTGGTCAGCTGGGTGCGGGGCCGGACCATCACGCACGTCGAGGTGGTAGACCGGCGCTCGATCCGCCGGCATGTCCTGGGCCCCGAGGACTTCACCGGCAACCTCGAGGGAGCCAGGGTCCTTGACGTGGTCCGCCGCGGCAAATTCCTGTGGCTGCCGCTGGCGGACACCCCGGCCGGAGACACCCCGGCAGCGGACCGCCCTCCCGTCCCCGCCGTGGCCCTGATGGCCCATTTGGGCATGTCCGGGCAGCTCCTGATGCAGGACACTGCGGTACCGGATGAAAAACACCTCAAGGTCCGGCTGCGCCTGAGCCCTGCCGGCGGAATGCCTGACCAGCTCCGCTTCGTGGACCAGCGGATCTTCGGTGGCCTCTTCCTGACGTCCCTGATCCCCACGGAAGACGGCGGCCCGGGCGGACTCGCCGAACTCCCGCTGCCCCTGATCGCCGAAGAAGCCTCCCACATTGCCCGCGACCCGCTCGATCCGGACTTTTCCTTTGACGCGTTCTACCGCCGGCTCCGGGCCAGGAAAACCGGCCTCAAGCGCGCGCTCCTGGACCAGGGCCTGGTCTCCGGGATCGGGAACATCTACGCGGACGAGGCGCTTTGGAAGGCCAGGCTCCACTATGCCCGGCCCACAGACACGCTTCGGCGCGCCGAAGCCCTGCGGGTCCTCGAGGCCGCACGGGACGTCATGACCGATGCCCTCGCGGCAGGCGGGACCAGTTTCGATTCGTTGTACGTCAACGTCAACGGGGCGTCCGGATACTTCGACCGCTCCCTCAACGCCTACGGCCGCGAAGGACAGCACTGCAAGCGGTGCGCCGCCGCCGGTCTCGCCAGCACCATGCGGCGGGACCAGTTCATGAACCGGTCCTCGTACACGTGCCCGGTCTGTCAGCCCCGGCCCCGCAACGGACGCTGGTAG
- the rnc gene encoding ribonuclease III — protein MSSTEELLKRLGVTIDAGTLRLALTHRSYAYENGGIPTNERLEFLGDSILGFSVTDALYRDNPTLPEGDLAKRRSAVVSTRALAGIGRSIGLGDYIYLGQGEKLTEGKNKASILADTMEALIGATYISNDIETARQLVMRLIGPLLKDAAALGAGTDWKTSIQELAAARQMGTINYAVDGSGPDHARTFEAVLRIGGNDYGTGAGNSKKEAEQEAAADAWRRLTATAEPAEEDAAEAATGPTDPAAAELPAPPAAATSS, from the coding sequence ATGTCTTCAACTGAAGAGCTTCTGAAGCGTCTCGGTGTCACTATTGACGCCGGGACGCTTCGTCTTGCGCTCACACACCGTTCCTACGCCTACGAAAACGGCGGCATCCCCACGAACGAACGGCTCGAATTCCTGGGCGACTCGATCCTGGGCTTCTCCGTCACCGACGCGCTGTACCGCGATAACCCGACGCTGCCCGAAGGGGACCTGGCCAAGCGCCGGTCCGCCGTCGTCAGCACCCGGGCATTGGCCGGAATCGGCCGCAGCATCGGGCTGGGCGACTACATCTACCTTGGGCAGGGCGAAAAGCTCACCGAGGGCAAGAACAAAGCCTCTATCCTGGCGGACACCATGGAAGCGCTGATCGGCGCCACCTACATCTCCAATGACATCGAGACGGCGCGCCAGCTTGTGATGCGGCTGATCGGGCCGCTCCTGAAGGACGCCGCCGCCCTCGGCGCCGGAACCGACTGGAAGACGAGCATCCAGGAACTTGCCGCCGCCCGGCAAATGGGAACCATCAACTATGCCGTAGACGGCTCAGGCCCGGACCACGCGCGGACTTTCGAGGCAGTGCTGCGGATCGGCGGAAACGACTACGGCACCGGCGCCGGCAACTCCAAGAAGGAAGCCGAGCAGGAAGCCGCCGCTGACGCCTGGCGCCGGCTCACCGCTACGGCCGAGCCCGCTGAGGAAGATGCTGCCGAAGCGGCCACCGGACCGACGGACCCGGCTGCTGCCGAGCTCCCCGCCCCGCCGGCCGCGGCGACCAGCAGCTAG
- the rpmF gene encoding 50S ribosomal protein L32 gives MAVPKRKMSRSNTRARRSQWKATAPHLVKTVENGQVVYSLPHQAKVVTDSAGTALFLEYKGRKVADV, from the coding sequence GTGGCTGTTCCCAAGCGGAAAATGTCTCGCTCGAATACCCGCGCCCGCCGCTCCCAGTGGAAGGCGACTGCCCCCCACCTGGTGAAGACCGTAGAGAACGGCCAGGTTGTATACAGCCTGCCGCACCAGGCAAAGGTCGTTACCGACTCGGCTGGCACTGCGCTGTTCCTTGAGTACAAGGGCCGCAAGGTCGCGGACGTCTAA
- the ftsY gene encoding signal recognition particle-docking protein FtsY: MNDILPIILPILAALVVLAALIPVLMKTRRNIRDYPETRDANDPAESGQAPGGTLLEDRPGAARPAAERGTLEAADVDGTDTVEVPDDVAGLEIVPVETPMPVAGRLARLRERLVKSNTVFGKGLLALLSADKIDENVWDEVEETLLLADLGTEPTMQLVDALRERVKVLGTRTPEQVKALLREELLKLVDPAMDRSLNVTRQGDKPAVVMVVGVNGVGKTTTVGKLARVLVAEDKDVLLGAADTFRAAAAEQLATWGQRVGVPTVKSDIDGADPASVAYEAVKAGIDQEVDVVMIDTAGRLQNKTGLMDELSKVKRVIEKLAAVDEVLLVLDATTGQNGLNQARVFSEVVNITGIVLTKLDGTAKGGIVVAIQKSLGVPVKLVGLGEGADDLAPFDAESFVDALLN; the protein is encoded by the coding sequence GTGAACGACATCCTCCCCATAATTTTGCCCATTCTCGCTGCCCTGGTGGTCCTTGCTGCCCTGATTCCGGTGCTCATGAAGACCCGGCGGAACATCAGGGACTACCCGGAAACGCGTGACGCGAACGATCCTGCGGAGTCCGGCCAGGCTCCCGGCGGAACCCTGCTGGAGGACCGCCCGGGGGCCGCACGGCCGGCAGCGGAACGCGGCACCCTGGAGGCCGCCGACGTCGACGGCACGGACACCGTCGAGGTCCCGGACGATGTTGCGGGGCTGGAAATCGTTCCCGTGGAGACCCCGATGCCGGTTGCCGGACGGCTGGCCCGGCTGCGTGAACGGCTCGTCAAGTCCAACACTGTCTTCGGCAAAGGCCTCCTGGCCCTGCTCTCGGCAGACAAGATCGACGAAAACGTCTGGGACGAGGTGGAGGAGACCCTCCTGCTTGCCGATCTCGGCACCGAACCGACGATGCAGCTCGTGGACGCGCTCCGGGAACGCGTCAAGGTCCTCGGCACCCGGACGCCCGAGCAGGTCAAGGCACTCCTGCGCGAGGAACTCCTCAAACTTGTGGACCCGGCGATGGACCGCAGCCTGAACGTCACCCGCCAGGGCGACAAGCCCGCCGTCGTGATGGTGGTCGGCGTCAACGGCGTCGGCAAGACCACCACGGTCGGAAAGCTGGCCCGGGTGCTGGTCGCCGAAGACAAGGACGTCCTTCTGGGCGCCGCCGACACCTTCCGCGCCGCCGCCGCCGAACAGCTGGCCACATGGGGCCAGCGGGTGGGCGTGCCCACCGTCAAGTCCGACATCGACGGCGCGGATCCGGCGTCGGTGGCCTACGAGGCCGTTAAAGCCGGCATCGACCAGGAGGTCGATGTCGTGATGATTGACACGGCCGGACGCCTGCAGAACAAAACCGGCCTGATGGACGAGCTCAGCAAGGTCAAACGGGTCATCGAAAAGCTCGCCGCCGTGGACGAGGTACTCCTGGTCCTGGACGCCACGACCGGCCAGAACGGCCTGAACCAGGCACGGGTCTTCTCCGAGGTCGTCAACATCACCGGCATCGTGCTGACCAAGCTGGACGGAACCGCCAAGGGTGGCATCGTCGTCGCCATCCAGAAGTCCCTGGGTGTCCCGGTCAAGCTCGTCGGCCTGGGCGAAGGCGCCGATGACCTGGCCCCCTTCGACGCCGAGAGCTTCGTCGACGCCCTGTTGAACTGA
- a CDS encoding MFS transporter: MSKSSRTPGDARPVAANRPPGRTRLPRDIKVMLVAAFLIAIGFGLVAPVLPQFATTFDVGATAAAVIVSIFAFMRLVFAPAGGALIVRLGERPVYVAGLLIVAASAAASAFAQDYWQLLVFRGLGGAGSVMFTVASMALVVRLAPPESRGRVSGAYASAFLIGNVCGPIVGGLLAGFGLRVPFLVYAAALVVAALVVQTQLSHVPAAARDAGATAPAMELREALRDSAYRAGLFSSFANGWATFGVRMATVPLFAVAALGAGPESAGWALAVFAGGNAAALTFSGRLADSLGRKPLMLAGLLVTGTATAAIGFTHDLTWFLLASAVAGIGSGLLGPAQQAAIADVIGNKRSGGRVLALFQMTADSGAIIGPVVAGLLADQLGYPWAFGVTGGVLITAAVGWLLARETFRRPAASPAPPALG, translated from the coding sequence ATGAGCAAATCCTCCCGTACTCCCGGTGACGCCCGCCCTGTGGCAGCAAACCGGCCGCCGGGCCGCACCCGGCTGCCCCGGGACATCAAGGTGATGTTGGTCGCTGCGTTCCTGATTGCTATCGGCTTCGGCCTTGTCGCGCCGGTGCTCCCCCAGTTCGCCACCACCTTTGACGTCGGCGCGACGGCGGCGGCGGTGATCGTGAGTATCTTCGCTTTTATGCGGCTCGTCTTCGCCCCGGCCGGCGGTGCACTGATTGTGCGGCTCGGTGAACGGCCGGTCTATGTCGCCGGGCTGCTCATTGTGGCAGCCTCGGCGGCTGCGAGTGCGTTCGCCCAGGACTACTGGCAGCTGCTGGTCTTCCGCGGCCTCGGCGGGGCGGGCTCCGTGATGTTTACGGTCGCTTCGATGGCCCTCGTGGTGCGGTTGGCGCCACCCGAAAGCCGTGGCCGGGTCTCGGGCGCCTATGCCTCGGCGTTCCTGATCGGCAACGTCTGCGGACCGATCGTCGGCGGGCTGCTCGCCGGCTTCGGCCTCCGCGTCCCGTTCCTGGTCTACGCGGCGGCGCTGGTCGTCGCGGCCCTGGTGGTGCAGACCCAGCTCAGCCATGTGCCGGCGGCCGCCCGCGACGCCGGCGCGACGGCACCGGCCATGGAACTGCGCGAGGCCCTGCGGGACAGCGCCTACCGGGCCGGACTGTTCTCCAGCTTCGCCAATGGCTGGGCCACCTTCGGCGTGCGGATGGCCACCGTGCCACTGTTCGCCGTTGCAGCCCTCGGCGCCGGGCCGGAGTCGGCCGGCTGGGCGCTGGCCGTCTTCGCGGGCGGCAACGCCGCGGCCCTGACGTTCTCCGGCCGGCTGGCCGACTCCCTGGGCCGTAAACCCCTGATGCTCGCCGGTCTCCTGGTCACGGGGACAGCCACGGCGGCCATCGGCTTCACGCACGATTTGACCTGGTTCCTGCTGGCCTCCGCCGTCGCCGGAATCGGCTCGGGATTGCTCGGACCGGCCCAGCAGGCGGCCATCGCGGACGTGATCGGCAATAAACGCTCCGGCGGACGGGTACTCGCCCTCTTCCAGATGACGGCGGACAGCGGCGCCATCATCGGCCCCGTGGTCGCCGGGCTCCTCGCTGACCAGTTGGGCTATCCGTGGGCCTTCGGGGTGACCGGCGGCGTCCTCATTACCGCGGCGGTGGGATGGCTGCTGGCCCGGGAGACATTCCGTCGGCCCGCCGCGTCCCCGGCACCCCCGGCCCTTGGCTAA
- the coaD gene encoding pantetheine-phosphate adenylyltransferase, translating into MRRAVCPGSFDPIHNGHLEVIARASGLFDEVIVGISTNYAKKYRFSLEQRIDMATETFSSLRGILVEPVGEGLLVDYCRQRGVSAIVKGLRSSSDFDYELPMATMNRQLSGVETVFLPAESHYLHLSSTLIKEVFTLGGDVSDFVPRSVLKRLVSGEPVRDQPHRG; encoded by the coding sequence ATGAGACGCGCTGTATGCCCTGGCTCCTTTGACCCGATCCACAACGGACATCTGGAAGTCATCGCCCGGGCCTCCGGGCTCTTCGATGAGGTCATCGTGGGGATATCGACCAACTACGCCAAGAAGTACCGCTTCAGCCTCGAGCAGCGGATCGACATGGCGACGGAAACGTTTTCTTCGCTGCGCGGGATCCTGGTGGAACCGGTGGGCGAGGGACTCCTCGTCGACTACTGCCGCCAGCGTGGGGTATCGGCGATCGTCAAGGGCCTGCGCTCGTCCTCGGATTTCGACTATGAGCTTCCGATGGCGACGATGAACCGCCAGCTCAGCGGCGTCGAAACGGTGTTCCTCCCGGCGGAAAGCCACTATCTGCATCTTTCCTCGACGCTGATCAAAGAAGTCTTCACGCTCGGCGGCGATGTCTCGGACTTCGTGCCCCGGTCGGTGCTTAAACGCCTGGTCTCGGGCGAGCCGGTCCGGGACCAGCCGCATAGAGGGTAA
- the smc gene encoding chromosome segregation protein SMC codes for MHLKSLTVRGFKSFASATTFDFEPGITAVVGPNGSGKSNVVDALAWVMGEQGAKTLRGGKMEDVIFAGTAGRPPLGRAHVSLTIDNSDGALPIEYSEVTISRTLFRTGGSEYAINGAGCRLLDIQELLSDSGLGKEMHVIVGQGQLDKVLHATPEDRRGFIEEAAGILKHRRRKEKTVRKLEAMQANLQRLSDLTAEIRRQLTPLGKQAAVARRAQTVQFEARDARSRLLADDLVQLQSALARDVADETALKSRRNVVEQELEAGRQRQATLERHAAATIPALTAARDTWYQLTAGRERLRSLGTLAEDRRRLLGSADAAPEPGRDPDQLEKQAARVREEQSGLENTILTRHRDLATATADKQAAEHAAAAEDHRVAGLLRAAADRREGLARLAGQVGAARSVVESAQAELGRLRDSQHAGEERRRLAEAEFRALEAQAAGAEDGEESLDAEYEDASQALAAILAGIDALKSAGREGERERAALTARRDALQLGLNRKDGAEHVLGAGLSGVLGSLASLISVEAGCEAALAAALGISADAVVVDGAVAAATSVRLLKDADAGRAALLLADAPSDAPARAGSSRPAGSLPAGRLPDGARWAVSLVSAPEPADAPGPPPARLPLDRLLAGVAVVEGLDAAAQLIAAHPDLTAVTMAGDVFTALTVHGGSATAPSLLEVQAAVDETEAKLATVTSELERNRFALSAATARRAAAQDRADAALDKLHDSDAKLAAVAERLGHLNSVLRSAVAESGRLTASLAKAEANLSSGQEALEAMTGRLAAAQDAPAEEEPSPQHRDALTLAASLARSAEMEARLALRSAEEQLTATRNRAAALDRAAATERRAREVAAERALRRRLQAQRAAAVAAAVDQVAGFVDVSVELAGRERDSAEARRDRTDRELTDVRTSNDALARELAELTDSVHRDELARAQQRLRIEALELRSVEELGLTADQLVADYGPDRPVPVPAADSDVGGDKWAALHVPVDAEGHDIIEGIPYVREEQEKRLRKAERDLTALGRVNPLALEEFAALEERHQFLSTQLEDLRASRKDLLDIIREVDERVQTVFAEAFADTSAQFVRVFARLFPGGEGRLVLTDSSDMLTTGIEVEARPAGKKIKRLSLLSGGERSLTAVALLVAIFKARPSPFYVMDEVEAALDDTNLGRLITIFEELRESSQLIVITHQKRTMEVADALYGVTMRGDGVSTVISQRLGANV; via the coding sequence TTGCACCTCAAGAGCCTGACCGTGCGCGGCTTCAAGTCTTTCGCGTCCGCCACGACGTTCGACTTCGAACCCGGTATCACCGCTGTGGTGGGACCCAACGGCTCGGGCAAATCCAACGTCGTGGACGCCCTCGCCTGGGTCATGGGTGAGCAGGGCGCCAAGACCCTGCGGGGCGGAAAGATGGAAGACGTCATCTTCGCCGGCACCGCCGGGCGTCCTCCGCTGGGCCGGGCGCACGTGTCCCTGACCATTGACAACAGCGACGGCGCCCTGCCGATCGAGTACAGCGAGGTCACCATCTCGCGCACCCTGTTCCGCACGGGCGGCTCGGAATACGCCATCAACGGCGCCGGGTGCAGGCTGCTGGACATCCAGGAGCTGCTCTCCGATTCCGGTTTGGGTAAAGAGATGCACGTGATCGTCGGCCAGGGGCAGCTGGATAAGGTCCTGCATGCCACACCGGAGGACCGGCGCGGATTCATCGAAGAGGCCGCCGGGATCCTCAAGCACCGCCGCCGCAAGGAAAAAACCGTCCGCAAACTTGAAGCGATGCAGGCGAACCTGCAGCGGCTAAGCGACCTCACCGCAGAAATTCGGCGGCAACTGACACCTCTCGGCAAACAGGCCGCGGTGGCCCGGCGCGCCCAGACCGTCCAGTTCGAGGCCCGGGACGCCCGCTCGCGGCTCCTCGCCGATGACCTCGTTCAACTGCAGTCCGCGCTGGCCCGCGACGTCGCGGACGAAACCGCGCTGAAGTCCCGCCGGAACGTCGTCGAGCAGGAACTCGAGGCGGGACGACAGCGGCAGGCCACGCTGGAACGGCACGCAGCCGCCACCATCCCGGCCCTGACCGCGGCCCGGGACACCTGGTACCAGCTCACCGCCGGACGCGAACGGCTGCGGTCCCTCGGAACCCTCGCGGAGGACCGCCGCAGGCTGCTTGGCAGCGCCGACGCCGCCCCGGAACCCGGGCGCGATCCCGACCAGCTGGAGAAGCAGGCGGCCCGCGTCCGCGAGGAACAGTCCGGGCTGGAAAACACGATCCTCACCCGCCACCGGGACCTGGCCACTGCCACGGCTGACAAACAGGCAGCCGAGCATGCCGCCGCGGCCGAAGACCACCGGGTCGCCGGACTGCTCCGCGCGGCGGCGGACCGCCGTGAAGGACTGGCCAGACTTGCCGGACAGGTCGGCGCGGCGCGTTCGGTGGTCGAATCGGCGCAGGCCGAACTGGGCCGGCTGCGGGATTCGCAGCACGCCGGTGAGGAACGCCGGCGGCTGGCCGAGGCCGAATTCCGCGCCCTCGAAGCGCAGGCCGCCGGGGCCGAAGACGGCGAGGAATCCCTCGACGCCGAGTACGAGGATGCCAGCCAGGCGCTGGCGGCCATCCTTGCCGGAATCGACGCATTAAAGTCCGCAGGCCGCGAGGGTGAACGGGAGCGGGCCGCCCTGACCGCCCGCCGCGACGCCCTCCAGCTTGGCCTGAACCGCAAGGACGGCGCGGAGCACGTGCTAGGCGCCGGACTGTCCGGGGTCCTGGGGTCGCTGGCATCGCTGATCTCGGTTGAGGCAGGCTGTGAGGCCGCCCTCGCCGCGGCACTCGGCATTTCCGCGGACGCGGTGGTGGTGGACGGCGCCGTTGCCGCCGCGACGTCAGTACGGCTCCTGAAGGACGCCGACGCCGGCCGTGCCGCGCTGCTGCTGGCCGATGCCCCGTCCGATGCCCCGGCCCGTGCCGGGAGTTCCCGCCCCGCCGGCAGTCTCCCCGCCGGCAGGCTTCCCGACGGAGCCCGCTGGGCGGTATCGCTGGTCTCCGCGCCGGAACCGGCAGATGCGCCCGGCCCGCCGCCTGCGCGGCTCCCGCTGGACCGCCTGCTGGCAGGCGTCGCCGTCGTCGAGGGCCTGGACGCCGCGGCTCAGCTTATCGCCGCACACCCGGACCTGACCGCCGTGACCATGGCGGGCGACGTCTTCACCGCGCTGACGGTGCATGGTGGCTCCGCCACGGCCCCGTCGCTGCTGGAGGTCCAGGCCGCCGTCGACGAGACGGAGGCGAAGCTCGCCACGGTCACCTCTGAGCTCGAACGGAACCGTTTTGCGCTGTCCGCCGCGACCGCCCGGCGTGCCGCGGCCCAGGACCGGGCAGACGCAGCCCTGGACAAACTCCATGACTCCGATGCGAAGCTCGCCGCGGTGGCCGAACGCCTGGGCCATCTGAACTCCGTGCTGCGCAGTGCCGTCGCCGAAAGCGGACGCCTGACCGCGTCGCTGGCCAAAGCCGAGGCTAACCTCAGCTCCGGGCAGGAGGCCCTGGAAGCGATGACCGGACGGCTGGCCGCAGCCCAGGACGCCCCGGCGGAGGAGGAACCGTCCCCGCAGCACCGGGATGCCCTCACGCTTGCCGCCTCGCTGGCCCGGTCCGCCGAAATGGAAGCCCGGCTGGCGTTGCGCAGCGCCGAGGAGCAGCTGACCGCGACAAGAAACCGCGCCGCCGCCCTCGACCGTGCCGCCGCCACTGAGCGCCGGGCCCGGGAGGTGGCTGCCGAACGGGCGCTCCGCCGGCGCCTCCAGGCGCAGCGTGCCGCCGCCGTCGCTGCCGCCGTGGACCAGGTCGCCGGTTTCGTCGACGTTTCCGTGGAGCTGGCCGGCCGGGAGCGGGACAGCGCGGAGGCGCGCCGGGACCGGACGGACCGCGAACTGACCGACGTGCGCACCTCCAACGACGCCCTGGCCCGCGAACTGGCCGAGCTGACCGACTCGGTGCACCGCGATGAACTGGCCCGCGCCCAGCAGCGTCTCCGGATCGAGGCGCTCGAACTGCGGAGCGTCGAGGAGCTCGGCTTGACGGCAGACCAGCTCGTGGCCGACTACGGTCCGGACCGGCCGGTGCCGGTGCCGGCCGCAGACTCCGACGTGGGCGGGGACAAGTGGGCTGCCCTGCACGTTCCCGTTGACGCGGAGGGCCACGACATCATCGAGGGCATCCCGTACGTCCGGGAGGAACAGGAGAAGCGGCTCCGGAAGGCAGAACGCGATCTCACGGCCCTGGGTCGGGTCAACCCGCTGGCGCTGGAGGAATTCGCCGCTCTGGAGGAACGCCATCAGTTCCTCAGCACCCAGCTGGAGGATCTGAGGGCGAGCCGCAAGGATCTGCTGGACATCATCAGGGAAGTGGACGAGCGCGTCCAGACGGTCTTCGCGGAAGCCTTCGCCGATACCTCCGCCCAGTTCGTCCGGGTCTTCGCCCGGCTGTTCCCCGGCGGCGAGGGCCGGCTGGTCCTGACCGACTCGTCCGACATGCTCACCACCGGCATCGAAGTGGAAGCCAGGCCGGCGGGCAAGAAGATCAAACGGCTCTCCCTGCTCTCGGGCGGGGAACGCTCACTGACCGCGGTGGCGCTGCTAGTCGCGATCTTCAAGGCCAGGCCCTCGCCCTTCTACGTGATGGACGAGGTGGAAGCGGCCCTTGACGACACCAACCTGGGCCGGCTCATCACCATCTTCGAGGAGCTGCGCGAATCCAGCCAGCTGATCGTCATCACCCACCAGAAACGCACCATGGAAGTCGCCGACGCCCTTTACGGTGTCACGATGCGCGGCGACGGCGTCTCGACGGTCATCAGCCAGCGGCTCGGCGCAAACGTTTAA
- a CDS encoding aminotransferase class I/II-fold pyridoxal phosphate-dependent enzyme — MSATKSDFGVSGPHPLPWQRAATGANLLSGDGSLGVTIFEEMTTLALSAGAINLGQGFPDEDGPVEIREAAQAAIAAGANQYAPGKGIPVLREAISAHQSRFYGLTPDPDTEIIVTTGATEAIAAALLALVGPGDEVLTFEPFYDSYGAIIGLAGATHVTAPLLAPDFQPDLDALEAAFSNRTKVVLVNNPHNPTGAVFPSEVLQRVVDLAERFGSIIITDEVYEHLTFGVRHVPVATLPGAAGRTMTISSAGKTFSFTGWKIGWLSGPAHLVAAARTVKQFLSYSSGTPFQSAIAVGLELPDEFYTGIADTLRYKRDILSAGLRAAGLDVLTPQGTYFVNVDTSPLGITDAVHLARKLPALVGVAAIPVPVFCHAEGAERTRSLLRFAFCKKVHVLEEAAERLATLRERL; from the coding sequence ATGTCAGCAACGAAGAGTGACTTCGGCGTGTCCGGCCCCCACCCGCTCCCCTGGCAACGCGCCGCGACGGGAGCAAACCTGCTCTCCGGCGACGGCTCGCTGGGCGTGACCATCTTCGAGGAAATGACCACGCTTGCCCTTTCCGCGGGTGCCATCAACCTTGGCCAGGGCTTCCCGGACGAGGACGGCCCGGTGGAGATCAGGGAGGCCGCCCAGGCCGCCATCGCCGCGGGCGCCAACCAATACGCGCCAGGCAAGGGTATCCCTGTTCTCCGGGAGGCCATTTCGGCGCACCAGTCCCGGTTTTACGGACTGACCCCGGATCCGGACACGGAGATTATCGTCACGACCGGCGCCACCGAGGCGATCGCCGCGGCGTTGCTCGCGCTTGTCGGCCCCGGCGACGAGGTCCTGACCTTCGAGCCGTTCTATGACTCCTATGGCGCCATCATTGGTCTCGCCGGAGCCACACACGTCACAGCGCCGCTGCTGGCGCCGGATTTCCAGCCGGACCTCGATGCCCTTGAGGCGGCGTTCAGTAACCGCACAAAGGTAGTGCTGGTCAATAATCCGCACAACCCGACGGGCGCGGTCTTCCCGTCGGAGGTCCTGCAGCGCGTCGTGGACCTGGCCGAACGCTTCGGTTCCATCATCATCACCGACGAGGTCTACGAACACCTCACTTTCGGCGTGCGGCACGTCCCTGTGGCCACCCTGCCGGGCGCGGCCGGGCGCACCATGACGATTTCCTCCGCCGGAAAAACGTTCTCATTCACCGGCTGGAAGATCGGCTGGCTCAGCGGCCCGGCCCATCTCGTGGCTGCTGCCCGGACCGTCAAACAGTTCCTGAGCTATAGTTCCGGCACGCCGTTCCAGTCCGCGATCGCGGTGGGACTGGAACTGCCGGACGAGTTCTACACGGGCATCGCCGACACCCTGCGTTACAAGCGGGACATCCTCAGCGCGGGACTTCGAGCGGCCGGGCTGGACGTCCTGACCCCGCAGGGGACCTACTTCGTCAACGTGGATACCTCCCCGCTGGGGATCACCGATGCCGTGCACCTGGCCCGCAAACTTCCGGCGCTGGTGGGGGTCGCGGCGATCCCGGTGCCGGTCTTCTGTCATGCCGAGGGCGCCGAACGCACCCGCAGCCTGTTGCGCTTCGCGTTCTGCAAGAAGGTCCATGTCCTGGAGGAAGCCGCCGAGCGGCTCGCGACCCTGCGCGAGAGGCTCTGA